The following nucleotide sequence is from Phycisphaera sp..
CCGGGCAAGGACAGTGGCGGCCGGGCCGTGCATACCCACGTCACCGACACCAGCCTGAGCCACGCCCGGTACGACATCGTGCGGACCATGCGGGCGGGCGTGTGCGTTCTCGGCCCCATGCTGGCCCGCCGTGGCGAGGCACGGATCTCGATGCCCGGGGGCTGCGCGATCGGCCCTCGCCCGATCGACCTGCACCTGAAGGGGCTTGCGGCCCTGGGGGCATCCATTAGCTTGGCCAACGGCGACGTGGTCGCCAAGGCCCCTGCCGGCGGACTGCGGGGGGCCACCGTGTTCCTGGGCGGCCCCTTCGGCTCGACCGTGCTGGGTACGGCCAACATCATGAGCGCCGCCACGCTGGCGCGCGGCCGGACGGTCATCGAGTCGGCCGCCTGCGAGCCCGAGGTGGTCGACCTGGGCCGGTTGCTCCAGATGATGGGCGCGAAAATCTCGGGCCTGGGCACGCCCCGCATCGTCATCGACGGCGTCGAGCAGTTGGGGGGGGCGACCCGCCGCGTGATGCCCGATCGTATCGAGGCGGGCACCTACGCCATGGCCGCCGCGATGACCAAGGGCGAACTCACCATCGCCAACTGGCCGGTGGATGCCCTAGTCGGCCCGTTCGAGATGCTGCGCGACGCGGGCGTCGAAATCGAACTGAGCGAACACGAACCGCTCGACACCACCGGTGGAGATTCGATCCGCGCCACCGCGTTCGTGCGCCGCACGGGATCGCTTCGCCCGGTCGAGTTGACCACGCAGCCGTTCCCGGGCTTCCCGACGGACTTGCAGGCCCAAGCCCTGGCGCTGCTCACGCTGGCCGACGGCAACTCGATTATTACCGAAAAAATCTTCCCCGAGCGTTTCCTGCACGTCGCCGAATTGTTGCGCATGGGCGCGCACGTCATCCGCCACGGCCCCACCGCTGTCGTCAGCGGGGTACCCAAGCTGGTTGGCGCGCCCGTGATGGCCAGCGATCTGCGGGCCTCGGCCGGTCTCGTGCTCGCCGGGCTGGCGGCGCGCGGCCGCACGGTGGTCCGCCGGGTGTACCACCTCGATCGCGGCTACCAGCGCATGGACGAGTACCTGACGGGGCTCGGTGCCGACATCCAGCGCATCAGCGAGAAGGCCCTGGAAGAGGTGGCCGTCCCCGCTTAGCCCGGCTTCTCGGCGGCGGGCGCGACCAGCACCGGGATGCCGCCCCGCACCGGATATCGCAACGGCTCTCCGACGACACGCACCCAATGGCCGCCCTCTTCCAATTCCAGTGGTTTGCCCGTGATCGGGCACCGCAACTGCTCTGGCAGGCGAACCGGGGGGGGAGCGGGTTGGGCGCTCCGCTCACTCTTCATCGAAGCCCCGATCGAAGAGGTCGGCCAGGGCCTTGCACGCCTCCTCGGCGTCGTCGCCGTTGGCGACGACCTCGATCTCGACGCCCTGGGTGGCCGCCAGCAGCATGATCTGCATGATCGACTTGCCGTCGATCTCCTGATCGTCGCGGCGCAGCAGTATGGCGCTCTTGAACTGCTGGGCCACGTCGGCCACCGCCGTCGCCGGGCGCGCGTGCAGCCCCAGCCGGTTCGTGACGGTCACCTTGGCGGCGCACTCCTTGGCCAATCCAATTCTCCCGAGCGAAGCGACGGTATTCAGCCGGGCAGCTTCTGGTGATCGGCCTCGTGCAGTAATTCGATGATGTCCTCGCGCGTGGTCGCCTGCCGCAGGAACCGCCGGAACGTCTCGTTGCCCAAGCTCTTGAAGATGACCTCCATCGCCTTGAGGTGGTCTTCGGGGCTACTGCCGGGGCTCAGCAGCAGCACCACCGAGTACACCGGCTGGCGGTCGAGGGCGCTGAAGTCGACGCCCTTGCTGCTGCGTCCGACCGCGGCGGCCATCTTGGTCACGCCGGGATGCTTCACGTGCGGCACCGCCACACCCCGGCCGAAGCCCGTGGAGCCTTTGCGCTCACGCTCGAGCACGGCGGCCACGAGCGCGTCGCGATGCTCGGCGTCGGCAGCACCGGCTTGGACCAGCGCGTCGATCATCTCGGCGATCACGTCGTCGCGTTCGGTGGCATTCAGTTCTGCCACCACGGCATCGGGTGCCACGATCTCGGTCAGCTTCAAGGCCATGTCTAGTGCGCCTGCCGCTTCTGGACCTTGACCTTGTCGTGCAGGTCGGTGAGCTGGCGGATGCCCTTGTGCTGCACCGAGTCGATGACGCCGTACAGGTCGCCCCCATTGTCCTTGCTTACCAGATCCTCGTGGTGCTCAACGTCCACAATCAGTTCGACCTCGAACGAATCGCCCGATGAGCTGTTGTGGTGCTCGATGGTCCAGGTCACCGACTGGATGCGGTCGAAAAAGCGGGTGAGCTTCTCGGATTTCTCCTCGGCGTGCTGACGGATGGGGTCGGTGATCGTCATGTGCCTGCCGACGACTTCGATGCGCATGGTCAAATCCCTTCTGGCCGGCGTCCTTCCGGCCCGCTCAAGCATACTCACCCGAGCGTCAGCGTTGCGGTTTGGCGGTCCTGGCCGCCTCATCGGCTTCCGAGGGGTGAGGGGTCTCGTCCGCTGGCTCGGGCTTTTTCGTGCCCGGGGGGGCAAACCGGTCGGGCACGAGCGTGCCGCCGGTGATGAAGAACCGGATCGCCTCATCGATGGACATCGGCACGTCGATGGCCTCGTCACGAGGCACCGTGATGGCAAACCCGGTAAACGGGGTGGGCGTCGAGGGGATGAACACCGCGATGCACGGCACCCCTGTCGCCTCGTGGATCATGGAGATCGAGTCGCTGGTTACCAGGCCCAGGGTCCACAAGCCGCGGCGGGGGTACTGCACCATCACGACACGGCGAAAGGCCACCTTGCGGTCGCCCATGATCAGGTCGACGACCTGCTTCACGTGGGGATAGACCTGCTTGAACCCCGGGATCTGAGAAATCAGGCGCTCCACGCGGGCGTAGAAGCGGCGGCCCAGGTAGTTACCCAGCAAGAGGCCGGCGAGGTAGATGAGCATGATGGCCACGAGCAAGCCGGCGCCCCGGAGATACCAGTGCTGGTTCCAGAAGTCACCGAGTTGCTTGCGCACGAGGTGCTCGCGCACGACAGTCGTCGAGCGGCCGCGGAATGGCCGGCCCTCGGGCGAAGCCAGGAATTCGTCGATCTGTCCCGGCTCGACCACCATGAACTGGGGCCGGCTGTCCTCGGGCGTGACACGGGGCGCGATCTCGACCACCACCACCCGGATGCCGCGGTTGATCGGCTCGGCCACGTTGTTGTACAGGAACACGAACGCCTGCCAGAGCAGCCACAACGTCAGGATGGAAGGCAGGAGGACGGCGAGCCCGCGGCCGAAGAACCGCTTGAAGTCGTCCATGAAGCTTTCCTGGCGTGCCACGCGACCGATTCCCTTCAGCGTGAAGACGGGTCCGGCCAGACGCCAGGGGTCGGCTTTGGATGAGTGGGCTGATCGCACCCAAGAACGACCGCGAGGACCGGAACATCCGCGAGGGCGGGAACGCCGACGCTCCGAGCCGGCTCCTGGTCCGGAGGAATGGGCCTGACAGGACTTGAACCTGTGACCTCACCGTTATCAGCGGTGCGCTCTACCGACTGAGCTACAAGCCCGGACCGCCGAGTGTATCGGCTCGTTGGCGCGAGTCAACGAGTTCAGCCGCCCCTAAAGGCCTGTTGCGGCGTAATGTTGCACCCAAGGAGGGGCGTTCGGTCGCCCAAATACATGCCAAACATATCTCTCAGTCGATTGCGGAAGGCCCTCCCGCTTGCCACCCGCGTCCTGGTCGGGGTTCTGCTCCTGGGCGGGGCCATTGGCCTTCTCCAGGTTCTTAAGGCCACCAAGGCCGAACCCGCTCTCAGCGAGAACGCCGGGTTGCCGCCGCTCGTGCGGACCGTCCAAGTACAGCGCGTCGTGACGGCTCGGCCTTGGACGGGCTACGGAACCGTCCGGGCGATGTCGTCGGCCCGGGTCGCGGTGCAAGTCGCCGGGCGGGTGGTCGAGCGACCGGACACGATCGAGGCCGGGCTGGCCGTATCGGAGGGCGACCTGCTGCTCCGTATCGATCCGACGGACTTCCAGCGGCGGGTGGCCGCGCTGGAAGGGCTCATGGCCGCCCTGGAGGCGGAGTTGGATCAACTCGACATCGAAGCCGAGTCGCTGGACGACCAGCTCACGCTCGTACTCGAAGAGGAGGACATCGCGAGGCGTGAGTACCAGCGTGCCAGGGGCGTCT
It contains:
- a CDS encoding HPr family phosphocarrier protein; the protein is MAKECAAKVTVTNRLGLHARPATAVADVAQQFKSAILLRRDDQEIDGKSIMQIMLLAATQGVEIEVVANGDDAEEACKALADLFDRGFDEE
- a CDS encoding PTS sugar transporter subunit IIA, with protein sequence MALKLTEIVAPDAVVAELNATERDDVIAEMIDALVQAGAADAEHRDALVAAVLERERKGSTGFGRGVAVPHVKHPGVTKMAAAVGRSSKGVDFSALDRQPVYSVVLLLSPGSSPEDHLKAMEVIFKSLGNETFRRFLRQATTREDIIELLHEADHQKLPG
- a CDS encoding DUF502 domain-containing protein, encoding MARQESFMDDFKRFFGRGLAVLLPSILTLWLLWQAFVFLYNNVAEPINRGIRVVVVEIAPRVTPEDSRPQFMVVEPGQIDEFLASPEGRPFRGRSTTVVREHLVRKQLGDFWNQHWYLRGAGLLVAIMLIYLAGLLLGNYLGRRFYARVERLISQIPGFKQVYPHVKQVVDLIMGDRKVAFRRVVMVQYPRRGLWTLGLVTSDSISMIHEATGVPCIAVFIPSTPTPFTGFAITVPRDEAIDVPMSIDEAIRFFITGGTLVPDRFAPPGTKKPEPADETPHPSEADEAARTAKPQR
- the raiA gene encoding ribosome-associated translation inhibitor RaiA; its protein translation is MRIEVVGRHMTITDPIRQHAEEKSEKLTRFFDRIQSVTWTIEHHNSSSGDSFEVELIVDVEHHEDLVSKDNGGDLYGVIDSVQHKGIRQLTDLHDKVKVQKRQAH
- the murA gene encoding UDP-N-acetylglucosamine 1-carboxyvinyltransferase; its protein translation is MDAFVIEGGKPISGRFEVHGSKNAALPMLAAALLTDGPVELSDVPHLEDITNMLRLLGELGVEVTEQPGKDSGGRAVHTHVTDTSLSHARYDIVRTMRAGVCVLGPMLARRGEARISMPGGCAIGPRPIDLHLKGLAALGASISLANGDVVAKAPAGGLRGATVFLGGPFGSTVLGTANIMSAATLARGRTVIESAACEPEVVDLGRLLQMMGAKISGLGTPRIVIDGVEQLGGATRRVMPDRIEAGTYAMAAAMTKGELTIANWPVDALVGPFEMLRDAGVEIELSEHEPLDTTGGDSIRATAFVRRTGSLRPVELTTQPFPGFPTDLQAQALALLTLADGNSIITEKIFPERFLHVAELLRMGAHVIRHGPTAVVSGVPKLVGAPVMASDLRASAGLVLAGLAARGRTVVRRVYHLDRGYQRMDEYLTGLGADIQRISEKALEEVAVPA